The proteins below come from a single Drosophila suzukii chromosome X, CBGP_Dsuzu_IsoJpt1.0, whole genome shotgun sequence genomic window:
- the Gmap gene encoding thyroid receptor-interacting protein 11 isoform X3: MQDVLEHKTQLAGQVANLKQQQADRLVEHELANARQQKLLDELRQSAAVAKEQQEQLQHRVELQEAELKRSVMELAEMQELLEKRGQDNAELIERVRLAETERDRLLKDLEESRLAKEKKNSESSSNSSSTGKHSEDEFIVVRQADATGSGSASGSDPDPDPEVTSPPSKEKLRDRLVSLESQISELTLTNTQMQDAQLEKQLGINLLGEQLAELEKRLRLSEAEKEQLQLDLQLRLQQLTVQNQELKLHAEAEQEGHAQDLEEQLGALRQENQRLRQELDTSIAQAKFRQAIAEEKQEITDLDDTDTTEYGTYELDKLRALLQAEIEDRLGSSQPQQKLERAWNSLSERWHRLDTVEQRLVDVQNQQLVSEHEKKTLEADISQYILQCDELMKNNELLLNELDKYKRNKLETIEEHHEETIVQLEAQLEEARHRLEASLSCQQQMETKLSSSQEKAPLESELLAKLEQKVQEQLQLQEQLTSAKKELAEKTKLLDRNEEQLTKQQQQIQEDQEKLAELSKLRETLRHKEDDLNSLEEQLTFIKQELEEKSNQLKNSQDQHKIQLAKIQNQLQVEQEKLREQLQQQERLEQQKELMEVDQNQQLITIKKELAEATSQLFECQEKLTVKEALLSEIQQQLLEASEEKTKLQEQLLNKEQQSGLSTEQTSQIQELQEQLLTKEQEIQKNQAELAKLQEALQANEEQLLAKAVELQAMELQLQEKESQLQSNQAADQSENLQQAIDALGQEKNELIKALQQKHQENTQYYAEIQRLQPFEQQLKDLAKEREKLQDQIAFLKEKSDILTTNLLTEQTNQRLLQQQQAESQEQQASVQRDLERLRAHLLEVEELHTQETVELQRDLEESRSRQAVLEQQVSKSSTAYTSASIRANQQAETLQAQHALLQQQRDELLAKLGQYEDRELKQQAALTNLQCALEQFQNDKDHDIEMATQRIRREMQTQLDRQGQLQQEMGALQQQLAEANQGLRAAARLSDQLEAGQQTIAVLRDEVESLKEANGQLEQRLSSSESSQTDKIDKSLIKSLLIGYVVSGHAGDKQQVLRMISSVLDFNAQEADKVGLNKQQSSWLGSILGGGSAPATGSGSSRGNDNLVQAFVQFLEQESQPLAQLQSRPTLLSMSGQMDGATSSSSTSSSAAAAASTLPLPTNAQIPSTAPLASQQDPAAPGTPPVGGSPQSLAMGSNEFAPSRNSSSILKDILSDS; the protein is encoded by the exons ATGCAGGATGTGCTGGAGCACAAGACTCAGCTGGCCGGTCAGGTGGCGAATCTCAAGCAGCAGCAAGCGGATCGCCTGGTGGAACACGAGTTGGCCAATGCCAGGCAGCAAAAGCTGCTGGACGAACTGCGTCAGTCGGCCGCGGTGGCCaaggagcagcaggagcaaCTGCAGCACCGGGTGGAGCTGCAGGAGGCGGAGCTTAAACGCAGCGTCATGGAGCTAGCCGAGATGCAGGAGCTGCTGGAAAAACGGGGCCAGGACAATGCCGAGCTCATCGAACGCGTTCGCCTGGCGGAAACGGAGCGCGACAGACTGCTCAAGGATCTGGAGGAATCTCGGCTGGCCAAGGAGAAGAAGAACTCGGAGTCTTCATCGAACAGCTCTTCCACGGGCAAACACAGCGAGGATGAGTTCATAGTGGTACGCCAGGCGGATGCGACGGGTTCTGGCTCCGCTTCCGGCTCGGATCCCGATCCAGATCCCGAGGTCACTTCGCCGCCCTCCAAGGAGAAGCTGCGCGATCGCCTCGTCTCCCTGGAATCACAAATCTCGGAACTGACCCTGACCAACACACAGATGCAGGATGCTCAGCTGGAGAAGCAGCTGGGCATCAATTTGCTGGGTGAACAGCTCGCGGAATTGGAGAAGCGTCTGCGGCTCAGCGAGGCGGAGAAGGAGCAGCTTCAGTTGGATCTGCAGCTGCGATTGCAGCAACTGACTGTGCAAAACCAGGAGCTGAAGCTGCATGCCGAGGCCGAGCAGGAGGGCCACGCCCAGGACCTCGAGGAGCAGCTGGGCGCCTTGCGGCAGGAGAATCAACGTTTACGCCAAGAGCTGGACACCAGCATAGCGCAGGCCAAGTTCCGACAGGCCATAGCCGAGGAGAAACAGGAGATTACGGATCTGGACGACACAGATACGACGGAATACGGCACCTATGAGCTAGACAAGCTGCGTGCCCTGCTCCAGGCCGAGATCGAGGATCGTCTAGGCAGCTCGCAGCCCCAGCAGAAACTGGAGCGGGCTTGGAACTCGCTGTCCGAGCGCTGGCACCGCCTGGACACTGTGGAGCAGCGACTGGTGGATGTGCAGAACCAACAGCTGGTCAGTGAGCACGAGAAGAAGACGCTTGAGGCGGACATCTCGCAGTACATCCTCCAGTGCGACGAGCTGATGAAGAACAACGAGCTGCTGCTCAACGAGCTGGACAAATACAAGCGCAACAAACTGGAAACCATCGAGGAGCACCACGAGGAGACGATCGTGCAATTGGAGGCTCAGCTGGAGGAGGCCAGGCACCGGTTGGAGGCTTCTCTGTCCTGCCAACAGCAGATGGAAACTAAACTGTCGTCCAGCCAAGAAAAGGCTCCTTTGGAAAGCGAACTGCTGGCCAAACTAGAGCAGAAGGTGCAGGAGCAATTGCAGCTGCAGGAACAACTTACCTCCGCCAAAAAAGAATTGGCCGAGAAAACTAAACTGCTGGATAGGAATGAAGAGCAGCTAACcaagcaacagcagcaaatTCAGGAAGATCAAGAAAAACTAGCAGAACTTTCAAAGCTGCGTGAAACCTTGCGCCATAAAGAGGATGATCTTAATAGTCTAGAGGAGCAACTAACCTTCATCAAACAGGAACTGGAAGAAAAGTCCAATCAATTAAAGAACAGCCAggatcagcacaaaatccagTTGGCCAAAATCCAAAATCAGCTGCAGGTCGAGCAGGAGAAGCTACGGGAGCAGCTTCAACAGCAGGAGAGGTTGGAGCAGCAGAAGGAACTGATGGAGGTGGATCAGAACCAACAGCTGATTACCATCAAGAAGGAGCTGGCCGAGGCAACCAGTCAACTATTTGAATGCCAGGAGAAGCTCACCGTAAAGGAAGCCCTGCTGTCTGAGATCCAACAGCAATTGCTGGAAGCTAGCGAGGAAAAGACAAAGCTACAAGAGCAACTCCTCAACAAGGAGCAGCAATCGGGCCTTAGCACTGAGCAGACTAGCCAAATCCAGGAGCTTCAGGAGCAGCTGCTGACCAAGGAGCAGGAAATACAGAAAAACCAAGCGGAACTGGCGAAACTGCAAGAGGCACTCCAGGCCAACGAAGAGCAGCTCCTGGCCAAGGCAGTAGAGCTTCAGGCCATGGAATTGCAACTCCAGGAAAAGGAATCGCAACTCCAGAGCAATCAGGCAGCCGATCAAAGCGAGAACCTGCAGCAGGCAATCGATGCCCTGGGCCAGGAGAAGAATGAGCTGATCAAGGCGCTGCAGCAGAAGCACCAGGAGAACACCCAGTACTATGCGGAGATCCAGCGGCTGCAGCCCTTCGAGCAGCAACTCAAGGATCTGGCCAAGGAGCGCGAGAAGCTGCAGGATCAGATCGCATTCCTCAAGGAGAAGTCCGACATACTCACCACGAATCTGCTGACGGAACAGACCAACCAGCGTCTCTTGCAGCAACAGCAGGCGGAGTCGCAGGAGCAGCAGGCCAGTGTACAGCGGGATCTGGAAAGATTGCGGGCGCATCTGCTGGAGGTCGAGGAGTTGCACACCCAGGAGACCGTGGAGCTGCAACGCGATCTGGAAGAGTCACGATCCCGTCAAGCGGTCCTCGAACAACAGGTGTCCAAGTCCAGCACGGCCTACACCTCAGCCAG TATTCGGGCCAATCAGCAGGCGGAAACGCTTCAAGCGCAGCATGCTCTGCTCCAGCAGCAGCGGGATGAACTGCTGGCCAAACTGGGCCAGTACGAGGATCGCGAGCTGAAGCAGCAGGCGGCGCTCACCAATCTCCAGTGTGCCCTGGAGCAGTTCCAGAAtg ACAAAGACCACGACATTGAGATGGCCACGCAGCGCATCCGCCGCGAGATGCAGACCCAGTTGGACCGACAGGGTCAGCTCCAGCAGGAGATGGGTGCACTGCAGCAACAGCTGGCGGAGGCCAACCAGGGATTGAGGGCTGCCGCCCGGCTCTCCGATCAACTGGAGGCCGGTCAGCAGACGATCGCCGTTCTGCGGGATGAAG TGGAGAGCCTGAAGGAGGCCAATGGCCAGCTGGAGCAGCGGCTCAGCAGCAGCGAGAGCAGCCAGACGGACAAGATCGACAAGAGCCTGATCAAGAGCTTGCTTATTGGATATGTGGTCAGTGGTCATGCCGGCGACAAGCAGCAGGTGCTGCGCATGATCTCCTCCGTGCTGGACTTCAATGCCCAGGAGGCGGACAAGGTGGGCCTGAATAAGCAGCAGAGCAGCTGGCTGGGCTCTATTTTGGGTGGGGGTTCCGCCCCAGCAACGGGTTCAG GATCCTCGCGTGGCAATGACAACCTGGTGCAGGCCTTTGTtcagttcctggagcaggagTCACAGCCGCTGGCGCAACTGCAATCGAGACCCACACTGTTGAGCATGTCGGGTCAGATGGATGGGGCCACATCCTCCTCCTCaacctcctcctccgccgccgccgctgccaGCACTCTTCCCCTGCCGACGAATGCACAAATCCCCAGTACGGCGCCTCTGGCAAGTCAGCAGGATCCAGCGGCTCCAGGAACACCGCCAGTGGGTGGATCACCACAATCGCTGGCCATGGGCTCCAACGAATTCGCACCCTCACGCAACTCCAGCTCGATATTGAAGGACATCCTCAGCGACTCCTGA